In one Rhinopithecus roxellana isolate Shanxi Qingling chromosome 1, ASM756505v1, whole genome shotgun sequence genomic region, the following are encoded:
- the LOC104673767 gene encoding 60S ribosomal protein L15: protein MGAYKYIQELWRKKQSDVMRFLLRVRCWQYRQLSALHRAPRPTRPDKARRLGYKAKQGYVIYRIRVRRGGRKRPVPKGATYGKPVHHGVNQLKFARSLQSVAEERAGRHCGALRVLNSYWVGEDSTYKFFEVILIDPFHKAIRRNPDTQWITKPVHKHREMRGLTSAGRKSRGLGKGHKFHHTIGGSRRAAWRRRNTLQLHRYR from the coding sequence ATGGGTGCATACAAGTACATCCAGGAGCTATGGAGAAAGAAGCAGTCTGATGTCATGCGCTTTCTTCTGAGGGTCCGCTGCTGGCAGTACCGCCAGCTCTCTGCTCTCCACAGGGCTCCCCGCCCCACCCGGCCTGATAAAGCGCGCCGACTGGGCTACAAGGCCAAGCAAGGTTACGTTATATATAGGATTCGTGTTCGCCGTGGTGGCCGAAAACGCCCAGTTCCTAAGGGTGCAACTTACGGCAAGCCTGTCCATCATGGTGTTAACCAGCTAAAGTTTGCTCGAAGCCTTCAGTCCGTTGCAGAGGAGCGAGCTGGACGCCACTGTGGGGCTCTGAGAGTCCTGAATTCTTACTGGGTTGGAGAAGATTCCACATACAAATTTTTTGAGGTTATCCTCATTGATCCATTCCATAAAGCTATCAGAAGAAATCCTGACACCCAGTGGATCACCAAACCAGTCCACAAGCACAGGGAGATGCGTGGGCTGACATCTGCAGGCCGAAAGAGCCGTGGCCTTGGAAAGGGCCATAAGTTCCACCATACTATTGGTGGTTCTCGCCGGGCAGCTTGGAGAAGGCGCAATACTCTCCAGCTCCACCGTTACCGCTAA